A window of the Syntrophothermus lipocalidus DSM 12680 genome harbors these coding sequences:
- a CDS encoding Nif3-like dinuclear metal center hexameric protein, translating into MPVTASQIFACLEEFFSGKIAEDWDNVGLQVGDPTKEVGRVLVALDPDPETVKIGIEKEVDLIVTHHPLIFRPVKRLDFSQPAALLLRKLIKNEITVYSLHTNLDAAPYGLNQYLAEKLGLNRIKPWGTNRFEILYKLVVYVPRDHVENVRKAICTSGAGHTGNYSDCSFRVAGTGTFKPLPGAKPYLGEVGKVSEVDEYRLETVVPENRIYRVLDALHRAHPYEEIAYDLIRLSNRGTKLSPGRQGELARPVSLGQFAVEVKNRLRLPQVAVVGRIDSQVKKVALVSGSGASFLGQAASQGFDVLLTGDIKYHDAREAQLLGINLVDAGHYGTECLAVELLARFLTEKSEERGWDIEVIPFEGSSPFIFV; encoded by the coding sequence ATGCCGGTTACCGCTAGTCAAATATTTGCCTGCCTCGAGGAGTTTTTTTCAGGCAAAATAGCCGAGGATTGGGACAATGTCGGTTTACAGGTTGGTGACCCGACAAAAGAGGTCGGTAGAGTTCTGGTAGCACTGGATCCGGATCCGGAAACAGTCAAGATCGGAATCGAAAAAGAAGTAGACCTCATAGTTACTCATCATCCTCTTATTTTTAGGCCAGTGAAACGCCTGGATTTTAGCCAGCCGGCGGCATTGCTATTACGGAAGCTGATAAAAAACGAAATAACCGTCTACTCCCTTCATACTAATTTAGACGCTGCTCCCTACGGGTTAAACCAGTACTTAGCCGAAAAACTCGGTTTGAATAGAATCAAGCCTTGGGGTACGAACCGTTTTGAGATTCTGTACAAGCTGGTTGTTTATGTACCACGTGACCATGTGGAAAATGTAAGAAAAGCAATTTGTACCTCCGGAGCAGGACATACCGGCAATTATTCGGACTGCAGTTTTCGTGTAGCCGGGACCGGTACCTTCAAACCCTTGCCTGGTGCTAAACCTTATCTGGGTGAAGTGGGGAAGGTGTCGGAAGTGGACGAGTATCGTCTGGAAACGGTGGTTCCCGAGAATCGAATCTATAGGGTGCTTGACGCTTTGCACCGGGCCCATCCGTACGAGGAAATAGCGTATGATCTGATCAGACTTTCCAATCGCGGAACAAAGTTAAGCCCAGGCCGGCAAGGTGAACTTGCCCGTCCCGTTAGCTTGGGCCAGTTTGCGGTCGAAGTCAAAAACCGGCTGCGCCTCCCGCAGGTGGCAGTTGTGGGCCGGATAGATTCCCAGGTAAAGAAGGTAGCGCTGGTTAGCGGCAGCGGGGCTTCATTTTTAGGACAAGCGGCTTCGCAAGGCTTCGATGTTTTGTTAACAGGCGATATCAAATATCACGATGCGCGAGAAGCGCAGCTATTGGGGATAAACTTGGTAGATGCCGGCCATTACGGAACCGAGTGCCTAGCGGTGGAGCTTCTTGCTCGATTCCTGACGGAGAAAAGTGAAGAGCGAGGGTGGGACATCGAAGTTATTCCTTTTGAAGGAAGTTCGCCTTTCATTTTCGTTTAA
- a CDS encoding tRNA (adenine(22)-N(1))-methyltransferase: MNVSRRLTRIAAHVVSGQIAADIGADHALLSVFLVRNGICPKVIIGELNEGPWRRAQAYVKKEGLHNVIDVRRGDGLQVLAPGEVTTVVIAGLGGKVIADIIMGSLTKAYSYARYVLQPQPPLYPLRKVLTDLGWEIVEEEIVEEKENFYTIVVTEPRQKPAYRLSELELEFGPVVLRKAERPENQEFLRRELRRWERMVESLRASQSSEARARLSHYLLLKRELEEILDAGYR; encoded by the coding sequence ATGAACGTATCGAGAAGACTGACGCGGATAGCGGCTCACGTCGTTTCCGGGCAAATAGCCGCCGATATTGGAGCTGATCACGCGCTATTATCGGTGTTTCTCGTCCGCAACGGCATATGCCCGAAGGTGATAATCGGGGAATTGAACGAGGGGCCTTGGCGCCGGGCTCAAGCCTACGTAAAGAAAGAAGGCTTACACAATGTTATCGACGTCCGACGGGGTGACGGTCTACAGGTACTGGCTCCGGGTGAGGTTACTACGGTAGTAATAGCCGGCCTTGGGGGGAAGGTTATCGCCGACATCATAATGGGGTCTTTGACCAAAGCGTACAGTTACGCGCGTTACGTTTTGCAACCCCAGCCTCCGTTGTATCCATTACGTAAGGTGTTGACTGATCTAGGGTGGGAGATAGTAGAGGAGGAAATTGTCGAAGAAAAAGAGAATTTCTATACCATTGTAGTAACAGAACCGAGGCAAAAACCGGCTTATCGGTTGTCGGAACTAGAACTCGAGTTTGGTCCGGTTGTTTTGCGCAAAGCAGAACGGCCTGAAAATCAGGAGTTTCTGCGACGGGAACTGCGCAGATGGGAAAGGATGGTCGAGAGCCTGAGGGCTTCACAATCGTCCGAGGCCCGGGCCAGATTATCGCATTACCTGTTACTGAAGCGGGAATTGGAGGAGATATTAGATGCCGGTTACCGCTAG
- a CDS encoding DNA-methyltransferase, with amino-acid sequence MPVLSGYLDKVFLMDTMDLLRELPDSSVDMVFGDPDYNVGVKYRGKSYKRSFDEYIEWYVELARESLRVLKETGNLFFINYPKQNAYLRVKYLDEACYEVHDYAWVYNSNVGHSPKRFTTAHRSILHARKTKNNDFYKENVAQPYKNPTDRRIRSNLANGSRGRMPYDWFYFDLVKNVSREKTYHACQIPQKLSELLIKSCTRPGDVVLILFGGSGSELEVCKRLDRRYISAEVDPDYHRMILHRLENGVTEEYRLINRGKKSN; translated from the coding sequence ATGCCGGTGCTGTCAGGATATTTGGATAAGGTCTTTTTAATGGACACCATGGATCTCTTAAGAGAACTACCTGATAGTTCTGTAGATATGGTCTTTGGAGACCCTGATTATAATGTCGGTGTTAAGTACCGCGGCAAGAGCTACAAGAGGTCTTTTGATGAATACATCGAGTGGTATGTGGAGCTTGCCAGAGAATCGCTGAGGGTCTTGAAGGAAACGGGAAATCTCTTTTTCATAAACTACCCGAAACAAAACGCGTACCTGAGGGTGAAGTACCTGGATGAGGCCTGCTATGAGGTGCACGATTACGCGTGGGTGTACAACAGCAACGTGGGACATTCTCCTAAGCGATTTACCACTGCTCACCGTAGTATTCTCCACGCCCGCAAGACCAAGAACAACGACTTTTACAAGGAAAACGTGGCCCAACCTTATAAGAACCCAACCGACCGTCGTATAAGAAGCAATCTGGCTAACGGATCCAGGGGTCGTATGCCGTATGATTGGTTCTACTTTGATTTGGTCAAGAATGTGAGCAGGGAGAAAACTTATCATGCTTGTCAGATACCGCAGAAGCTGTCCGAGCTCCTGATCAAATCTTGTACCCGGCCGGGAGATGTGGTACTGATCCTGTTCGGAGGGAGCGGCTCCGAGCTCGAGGTCTGCAAAAGGCTTGACCGACGATATATTTCAGCAGAAGTGGACCCTGACTACCACAGGATGATACTGCACCGGCTAGAGAATGGTGTTACTGAAGAGTACAGACTTATAAACCGGGGGAAAAAGTCAAACTGA
- a CDS encoding 4Fe-4S binding protein — protein MHHYHRLQELLNTHPVGAPKSEEFIEILKILFRPDEIELALLLDFKLKKANEIAKQAGISQYEVMQRFEAMADRGVILAKRVEGEPAYALLPNYPGLFEYPIMRGGDSDTQARLAELWQAYYMKHMAAELSLANPPWLRVLPAEEALTEDFEILPFEIASQMMAKTKKIALANCPCRLTEKKCSKPIDVCLSFDGAADFLAERGIAREISLDEAREVLKRAEEAGLVHTGSNNRNNLLFICNCCPCCCHMLRLVTEHNYPNGLAKSSYLARIDAPECIGCGICAEERCPVKAIEMIEDIAVLNNDRCIGCGLCVSKCPTNAISLVKRDDYEFPPETVRELSDRVARNKETKRGK, from the coding sequence ATGCACCATTATCACAGACTGCAGGAGTTGCTCAATACTCATCCGGTCGGGGCACCCAAGAGCGAAGAATTTATAGAAATCCTGAAGATTCTTTTTAGACCAGATGAGATTGAACTGGCTTTACTGCTAGACTTTAAGTTAAAGAAAGCTAACGAAATAGCCAAGCAAGCCGGCATTTCCCAATACGAGGTTATGCAAAGATTTGAAGCCATGGCTGATAGAGGAGTGATTTTAGCTAAGAGAGTTGAGGGCGAACCAGCCTATGCCCTTCTCCCTAATTACCCCGGTCTGTTTGAATACCCGATCATGAGAGGCGGGGATAGCGATACCCAGGCTAGACTTGCCGAGCTCTGGCAAGCTTACTATATGAAACATATGGCTGCCGAACTTTCCTTGGCTAACCCGCCCTGGTTAAGGGTATTACCCGCCGAGGAGGCTTTGACAGAAGATTTCGAGATTCTGCCTTTTGAGATTGCTTCGCAGATGATGGCTAAAACCAAGAAAATTGCTCTTGCCAATTGTCCCTGCCGGCTAACTGAGAAAAAGTGCTCAAAGCCCATCGATGTGTGTTTGTCTTTTGACGGGGCAGCTGATTTTCTAGCTGAAAGAGGAATAGCTAGGGAAATATCACTTGATGAAGCAAGAGAAGTATTAAAAAGAGCTGAAGAAGCGGGCCTGGTGCACACCGGTAGTAATAACCGTAATAATCTCCTCTTTATATGCAACTGCTGCCCTTGCTGCTGTCATATGCTGAGGCTTGTAACGGAACATAATTACCCTAATGGGTTAGCTAAATCCAGCTATTTGGCGAGAATAGATGCCCCTGAATGTATCGGGTGCGGGATATGCGCAGAAGAACGTTGTCCGGTCAAGGCAATAGAGATGATAGAAGACATAGCGGTGCTCAACAACGATAGGTGCATAGGCTGTGGTCTGTGCGTCTCAAAATGCCCCACTAACGCTATCTCACTTGTAAAGCGCGATGACTATGAGTTTCCACCAGAAACTGTGAGGGAATTGTCTGATAGGGTGGCAAGAAATAAAGAAACAAAAAGGGGAAAATAG
- a CDS encoding sigma factor, giving the protein MDSDEADDITHEAFLKDFENLERLRREASLRTWLCRIATNVYLGKKRNQRKHESISLGEMKVPDRSCDPEKTVIRRDFNAPLSQTAGVAQYSSGRGTQERRIYRNPEDSF; this is encoded by the coding sequence ATAGATTCAGACGAAGCCGACGATATTACTCACGAAGCTTTTTTGAAGGACTTTGAGAATTTGGAGAGGCTCAGGCGGGAAGCTAGCTTGCGTACATGGCTCTGCCGTATCGCAACTAACGTCTACCTCGGCAAGAAGAGGAACCAGCGCAAGCACGAGTCAATATCCTTGGGGGAAATGAAAGTCCCGGATCGTTCCTGTGACCCGGAAAAAACGGTGATAAGGAGGGATTTCAATGCACCATTATCACAGACTGCAGGAGTTGCTCAATACTCATCCGGTCGGGGCACCCAAGAGCGAAGAATTTATAGAAATCCTGAAGATTCTTTTTAG
- a CDS encoding AbrB/MazE/SpoVT family DNA-binding domain-containing protein, with amino-acid sequence MAEIIQQIQKRMLVSLAQVAKKVGLREGDHVLIEERDGGIFIRPVGWHDKSQEYFWTKEWQDKMDRSLTALQEGRYQVFHSPEDLLRSLGEEAENADDNSN; translated from the coding sequence ATGGCTGAGATAATCCAGCAAATCCAAAAGCGGATGCTGGTCAGCCTGGCACAGGTAGCTAAAAAAGTGGGGCTCCGCGAAGGAGACCACGTTCTGATCGAAGAAAGAGACGGCGGCATATTCATCAGGCCGGTAGGGTGGCACGACAAGAGCCAGGAATACTTCTGGACAAAGGAATGGCAAGACAAAATGGACCGCAGCCTGACGGCTCTGCAGGAGGGTAGGTATCAAGTGTTTCACAGTCCAGAAGACCTTTTGAGAAGCCTGGGCGAGGAAGCAGAAAATGCCGACGATAATTCTAACTGA
- a CDS encoding type II toxin-antitoxin system YafQ family toxin: MPTIILTDPFKEDFFKLLVKEQKQARKALRFLAENPKHPSLRVHKIRGTPFWEAYVNKDVRTVYQAEKDVLTLHAIGHHDILKEY; the protein is encoded by the coding sequence ATGCCGACGATAATTCTAACTGACCCGTTCAAGGAAGACTTTTTCAAGTTGTTGGTCAAAGAACAGAAACAGGCCCGAAAGGCGCTCCGCTTCCTGGCCGAGAACCCGAAACACCCATCACTGCGGGTTCACAAGATAAGAGGGACGCCGTTCTGGGAAGCCTACGTTAACAAGGACGTCCGCACCGTCTACCAGGCCGAAAAAGATGTCCTCACCCTGCACGCTATAGGACATCATGACATTTTGAAGGAATATTAG
- a CDS encoding putative toxin-antitoxin system toxin component, PIN family: MKVVLDTNVLVSALLTPYGPSARVLDAVLAGLLIPVFDDRILREYEEVLGRSRFGFEPQDVKALLDFFRLEGVAVAAPPLNAELPDPDDVMFVEVAAAGTADAIVTGNQKHFPAEGCGGIAVVSPGELLSLLRATGDGS, from the coding sequence GTGAAGGTAGTGCTGGATACGAACGTGCTGGTTTCGGCTCTGCTCACTCCCTACGGCCCTTCAGCGCGGGTTTTGGATGCGGTTCTTGCAGGACTGTTGATTCCAGTGTTCGACGACCGCATCCTGCGCGAATACGAGGAAGTCCTTGGAAGAAGCCGATTTGGATTTGAGCCGCAGGACGTGAAGGCGCTCCTGGACTTCTTTCGTTTAGAAGGCGTGGCGGTTGCGGCTCCGCCTTTGAACGCTGAGCTTCCGGACCCGGATGATGTGATGTTTGTGGAAGTAGCCGCAGCGGGCACAGCCGATGCTATCGTCACGGGGAATCAGAAGCATTTTCCTGCCGAAGGTTGCGGCGGCATCGCCGTAGTGTCGCCAGGGGAACTGCTGTCGCTGCTTAGAGCAACTGGTGATGGTTCTTAA
- a CDS encoding type II toxin-antitoxin system Phd/YefM family antitoxin: MRFVTVRDLRQKGKEIWSKLQSGEEAVLTHNGSPVALLIGVREEELEETMRMVKRARAEAAVRRMRERARRAGLENMSVDEIEAEILAVRQERRP; encoded by the coding sequence ATGCGTTTCGTAACGGTGCGCGACTTGAGGCAGAAAGGTAAGGAGATATGGAGTAAACTACAGTCAGGGGAAGAAGCCGTTCTCACCCACAACGGCAGCCCTGTTGCTCTTTTAATAGGTGTGCGGGAAGAAGAACTGGAGGAAACAATGCGGATGGTGAAACGCGCCCGAGCTGAAGCCGCGGTTCGACGCATGAGAGAGAGGGCACGCCGGGCCGGACTGGAAAATATGAGCGTAGATGAGATCGAAGCAGAAATACTTGCGGTAAGACAGGAGCGCAGGCCGTGA